The Diospyros lotus cultivar Yz01 chromosome 15, ASM1463336v1, whole genome shotgun sequence genome has a window encoding:
- the LOC127791582 gene encoding uncharacterized protein LOC127791582 yields MRNRKQGKLNPRFMGPYRIIERVGPLAYRLALPNKLAGFHDVFHVSQLRKHIPNPRMEVPKEEVEVHQNLTYIERLVKILDYKEKRLRSKSIPLVKVQWNHRSDWEATWELEEDLRRQFPKLFVDVMEE; encoded by the coding sequence ATGAGGAATCGGAAGCAAGGGAAGCTTAATCCGAGGTTTATGGGACCATACAGGATCATTGAGCGAGTGGGTCCTTTGGCTTATCGATTGGCCTTGCCCAACAAATTAGCCGGATTTCATGACGTGTTTCATGTGTCTCAATTGCGAAAGCACATACCGAATCCAAGAATGGAAGTTCCAAAGGAAGAGGTTGAGGTTCATCAGAACCTAACCTATATTGAGAGACTAGTGAAAATCTTAGACTACAAGGAGAAGAGGCTGAGGAGCAAATCAATTCCGCTAGTTAAAGTTCAGTGGAACCATCGTTCTGATTGGGAAGCAAcatgggagctagaagaagattTAAGGCGTCAATTTCCCaaattatttgttgatgtaATGGAAGAGTAG